The nucleotide window AGTATAATAATAAGTTTTACTTAGTTGCAGGTGCAGGCGGTGGCGGAGTGCTTCCTTCTGCCGGCTGCAGCTCTCCTTCAGGGGCAAACAGGTCGTTCTGCAGTGAGGCCTCAGGTGCTACCTGTGGTGCTTTCAGTCCGGACAGCTGATCCAACAGCGCTACCAGTTCAGGATCGCCTAGATTGAAGAAGTTACGTCCGGCAATCTTACCGTCTTTATCCAAGACAATGAAACTTGGCGTCAGTTTAAAACCGTAGATGCCGTACTTTTTGGCAAAGTCGGAGTTAAGGCCGCCTTCAGCATAAACATTGGTTCCGGGAATACCTTTCAGCATGGCTGAGCTGGTCTTGTTGAACTGCTCTTTGGTATCGTCAAAATTCACAAACACGAAATTCATTTTCTGCTTGTAGAAATCTACCACCTGGCTCAGGATTGGAACTGTAGATTCGGTAATGTAAGGTGTCCAGGAGGCGTAGAACATCATTACAGTAGGCTTACCCTTACTGTCAGCAATTTTGTACGCTTTACCGTCCTGTTTGATCAGAGCAGCTTCGGGCGCCGCCTCACCTTTCTTAAGACCGGAAAGAACGAAAAGAACTTTCTTCAGATCCTTTTTAATTTCGGCATCTTTAATATCTTTCTCGATGATGGATGTTACCTTATCAGTAGTTTCCTTAGTGGAAGAAGGATTGATGTCCGACTGTGCCATTACAAACGCCAAAAGGTAATCCTTGGCAGTTTGGGAAAGATCCTTGCGCTGCTTCAGATAGCTGCTGAAAACTTCGGAAGTGATCATATCTGTTTTTCCGGCAGTCTGCGCGGTGGCATATTTCTGGAAATCCTCACTCATTTTACCTAAAAGATAGTTGCGGTACAGTGGATGTTCCTTCACCATGGTATCTTTATCTTCCTGAAGCTTCAGCTCATAATCCTTTAAAGCTTTGGAATTGGCAAAAGCCGGGTTCGCGGTCATCTGCTTGCGGTACATTTCGTATTGTGGAATAATGGACATAATCCCGGTGCGCACATCGTTTTTCTTCCAGGAAATCACTTCCTTATCGGCGCCGGTTTTCTTGCCCACCTCATCAATATTCTTTTCAAGGTCGGCCTGGATTTTCTGAAGAGCTTTCAGGAAGGCACCTTCATCCTTGTTCATATTGTCCTGCATATTTACCTTCTGGGTATATTCAGTCATATACTTCTGGGTCTGCTGCAGGAAGTCGTTGTTCCCTTTAGCATCGCCGGTTATTTTAAATTCGGTCGGGAAAGTGGCCGCATCTCCGGTGATGTTCAGGCTCTGTCCCGTTTTCAGGTAAATCAGGTTTTGCTTTCCGGCATAGGAAATGACATACATACCGCTTTTAGGTGCTTCAAAGTCACCTTTGAAGTTTCCGTCCTTATCAACACCCATATTGATCACAGGCAAAGTAGCCACACCTGAAGCTTCGGTAAACTCTATTCTTTCCAGTGGCGACCCCCCGGTTACTTTACCCGTTACTTCAACTTTCTTAGAACAGGAAACGGCCAGGAAAGCCAGAACCATCATAAACAGATATTTACCGAGTGAACTCAGTGCTTTTTGCTGTAATCCGTGAATTTTCAGTTTATTCATTATTCATTTAATTTGGGCAAAAATAACGCATTGATACTGTAGAATAAAATTAAATATCACAAATTGTGAAGGTTTAACAAGAAAAAACCGTCTCCAAATAATGGAAACGGTTTTATTATAATATTAAAATACAGTTTATCCTCTGTCCAGGTTGGCCGCCATGAACTCGCGGTTCATCCTGGCGATGTTCTCCAGGGAAATCCCTTTTGGACATTCCACCTCGCAGGCACCAATATTGGAACAGTTACCGAAACCTTCTTCATCCATGGCTTTCACCATGTTCAGTACCCTTCTCTTCGCCTCAACACGGCCTTGCGGCAACAGGGCATACTGAGAAACCTTGGCTCCTACGAACAGCATTGCAGATCCGTTCTTACATGTCGCCACACAGGCTCCACAGGAAATACATGCAGCAGCATCCATGGCCTTGTCGGCATCTTCCTTAGGTACCGGAATCGCGTTGGCGTCCAGCGTATTTCCGGAAGTGTTTACGGAGATAAATCCACCGGCGGCCATAATTCTGTCGAAGGCGCTTCTGTCTACCACCAAATCCTTGATTACAGGGAAAGCAGCACTTCTCCATGGTTCAATATGAATGGTCTCTCCATCCTTGAACATCCTCATATGAAGCTGGCAGGTCGTGATGCCCGTATCGGGACCGTGTGATCTTCCGTTGATGTACAGGGAACACATACCGCAGATTCCCTCGCGGCAGTCATGGTCAAAAGCGATTGGGTCTTTACCTTCGTTAATCAGGTTCTCGTTGAGCATATCCAGCATTTCCAGGAATGAAGAATCTGTGGATACATCTGAAATCTTATACGTTTCAAACTGCCCTTTTGATTTATTGTTTTTCTGTCTCCAAATTTTCAGAGTCAGGTTTAATCCTTTTTTTGCACTCATTTCTATTAAATTTAATTGGAGATTACTTGTAACTTCTCTGTTTCACCTCGATGTTCTCGTACACAAGTTCTTCCTTGTGCAAAACCTCCTGATTGATGTCCGCGCCCTGGTATTCCCAGCATGCGGCATACTTATAGTTTTCATCGTCACGCTCAGCTTCACCGTCCGGAGTTGCGTGATCCCAGCGGAAATGCCCTCCGCAGGATTCGTTTCTCTCTAAAGCGTCCTTGGCCATAAGCTGTCCCAGTTCCAGGAAATCTGCAACACGGAAAGCCTTCTCCAGCTCAGGATTCATCTCCTCATTGGTTCCGGGTACCCTAACATCTTTCCAGAACTCTTTGCGAACTTCTTCAATTTCTGCAATGGCTTCTCTAAGCCCCTCAGGCGTTCTTCCCATACCCACTTTGTTCCACATAATGTGGCCAAGTTTTTTGTGGAAGTAATCTACGGAGTGTTTTCCGTTATTATTGAGGAAGAAGTTGATCTTGTCGCGAATTTCCTTTTCAGCAGCATCAAAATCCGGAGTATTTGTCGGTATCGCACCTGTACGGATATCAGCTGAAAGATAATCTGCAATGGTGTAAGGCAATACGAAATAGCCGTCGGCAAGACCCTGCATCAGTGCAGAAGCACCCAACCTGTTTGCTCCGTGGTCGGAGAAGTTGGCTTCACCAATAACAAAACATCCGGGAATGGTGGACTGCAGGTTATAATCTACCCAAACGCCACCCATGGTATAGTGTACCGCAGGATAAATTTTCATTGGCGTTACGTATGGATTATCTGCTGTAATCTTCTCATACATTACGAAAAGGTTACCGTATTTTTCCTCAACCCAGGCCTTACCTAAATCATAGATTTGCTGCTCGGTTGGATTGGCAATATTTTTTTCGATAGCGGCTTCCCTACCTTTCTTTGTAATCTCTGTAGAGAAATCCAGGTACACCCCTTCTTTTGTGTCGTTATTTTCAATACCGAAACCGGCATCACATCTTTCCTTGGCAGCTCTGGAAGCCACATCACGCGGAACCAGGTTACCGAAGGCCGGATATCTTCTTTCCAGATAGTAATCACGGTCTTCTTCTTTAATGTTTTCTGGTCTCAGTTTGCCTTCGCGGATCGCTACGGCATCTTCAATTTTCTTAGGCACCCAGATACGCCCGGAATTCCTAAGTGATTCAGACATCAGTGTCAGTTTAGACTGCTGGGTTCCGTGAACAGGAATACACGTAGGGTGAATCTGCACATAGCATGGGTTTGCGAAATAGGCTCCTTTCTTATGAATCTTCCAGGCGGCAGATACGTTGGATCCCATCGCGTTGGTCGAAAGGAAATAAACGTTTCCGTAACCTCCGGAAGCAATTACAACTGCGTGTGCAGAATGTCTTTCGATTTCTCCAGTGACCATATTTCTGGCAATGATACCTCTGGCTTTTCCGTCTACAAGGACAAGGTCCAGCATTTCGTGACGGTTGTACATCTTGATACGGCCCTTACCAATCTGGCGGCTCATAGCAGAGTAAGCTCCCAAAAGCAGCTGCTGGCCTGTCTGACCTTTAGCATAGAAAGTACGTTTCACCTGTACACCACCGAAAGATCGGTTGTCCAGCTGGCCACCGTAGTCGCGCCCGAAAGGAACACCCTGTGCCACGCACTGGTCGATGATGCTGGCAGAGACCTCAGCAAGACGGTAGACATTCGCCTCACGTGCACGGTAATCTCCCCCTTTAATGGTATCGTAGAAGAGACGGTAAGTTGAGTCACCGTCGCCCTGATAATTCTTAGCCGCGTTAATACC belongs to Chryseobacterium sp. and includes:
- a CDS encoding succinate dehydrogenase/fumarate reductase iron-sulfur subunit, with protein sequence MSAKKGLNLTLKIWRQKNNKSKGQFETYKISDVSTDSSFLEMLDMLNENLINEGKDPIAFDHDCREGICGMCSLYINGRSHGPDTGITTCQLHMRMFKDGETIHIEPWRSAAFPVIKDLVVDRSAFDRIMAAGGFISVNTSGNTLDANAIPVPKEDADKAMDAAACISCGACVATCKNGSAMLFVGAKVSQYALLPQGRVEAKRRVLNMVKAMDEEGFGNCSNIGACEVECPKGISLENIARMNREFMAANLDRG
- a CDS encoding fumarate reductase/succinate dehydrogenase flavoprotein subunit, whose protein sequence is MSKLDSKIPHGPLAEKWTNHKNHMNLVAPNNRDKIDIIVVGTGLAGGSAAATLAEQGYNVKAFCYQDSPRRAHSIAAQGGINAAKNYQGDGDSTYRLFYDTIKGGDYRAREANVYRLAEVSASIIDQCVAQGVPFGRDYGGQLDNRSFGGVQVKRTFYAKGQTGQQLLLGAYSAMSRQIGKGRIKMYNRHEMLDLVLVDGKARGIIARNMVTGEIERHSAHAVVIASGGYGNVYFLSTNAMGSNVSAAWKIHKKGAYFANPCYVQIHPTCIPVHGTQQSKLTLMSESLRNSGRIWVPKKIEDAVAIREGKLRPENIKEEDRDYYLERRYPAFGNLVPRDVASRAAKERCDAGFGIENNDTKEGVYLDFSTEITKKGREAAIEKNIANPTEQQIYDLGKAWVEEKYGNLFVMYEKITADNPYVTPMKIYPAVHYTMGGVWVDYNLQSTIPGCFVIGEANFSDHGANRLGASALMQGLADGYFVLPYTIADYLSADIRTGAIPTNTPDFDAAEKEIRDKINFFLNNNGKHSVDYFHKKLGHIMWNKVGMGRTPEGLREAIAEIEEVRKEFWKDVRVPGTNEEMNPELEKAFRVADFLELGQLMAKDALERNESCGGHFRWDHATPDGEAERDDENYKYAACWEYQGADINQEVLHKEELVYENIEVKQRSYK
- a CDS encoding TlpA family protein disulfide reductase translates to MNKLKIHGLQQKALSSLGKYLFMMVLAFLAVSCSKKVEVTGKVTGGSPLERIEFTEASGVATLPVINMGVDKDGNFKGDFEAPKSGMYVISYAGKQNLIYLKTGQSLNITGDAATFPTEFKITGDAKGNNDFLQQTQKYMTEYTQKVNMQDNMNKDEGAFLKALQKIQADLEKNIDEVGKKTGADKEVISWKKNDVRTGIMSIIPQYEMYRKQMTANPAFANSKALKDYELKLQEDKDTMVKEHPLYRNYLLGKMSEDFQKYATAQTAGKTDMITSEVFSSYLKQRKDLSQTAKDYLLAFVMAQSDINPSSTKETTDKVTSIIEKDIKDAEIKKDLKKVLFVLSGLKKGEAAPEAALIKQDGKAYKIADSKGKPTVMMFYASWTPYITESTVPILSQVVDFYKQKMNFVFVNFDDTKEQFNKTSSAMLKGIPGTNVYAEGGLNSDFAKKYGIYGFKLTPSFIVLDKDGKIAGRNFFNLGDPELVALLDQLSGLKAPQVAPEASLQNDLFAPEGELQPAEGSTPPPPAPATK